A window from Gossypium raimondii isolate GPD5lz chromosome 7, ASM2569854v1, whole genome shotgun sequence encodes these proteins:
- the LOC105797537 gene encoding AT-hook motif nuclear-localized protein 22, whose product MDPVTAHGRPVPPPFLPRDLHLNPHHQFLHHRQQYNSEDEPNRGQKRDRQEAAATTTTNTSESKEVAINEGEITRKPRGRPAGSKNKPKPPIIITRDSANALRSHVMEIANGSDVIETVSTFARRRQRGVCILSGNGTVSNVTLRQPGAPGAVVTLHGRFEILSLSGSFLPPPAPSAASCLTIYLAGAQGQVVGGTVVGPLAASGPVVIMVASFGNAAYERLPLEEEEQPVEPTPESGSVGSPISMVGQQQQQLLQDPNGSFVQGLPPNLLNSVQLPAEAYWGTGRPPY is encoded by the coding sequence atggaCCCAGTCACAGCTCATGGCCGCCCTGTTCCTCCTCCTTTCCTCCCAAGAGATCTTCATCTAAATCCGCACCATCAATTCTTGCATCACCGCCAACAATATAACTCAGAAGACGAGCCCAACCGTGGCCAGAAACGAGATCGACAAGAAGCAGCAGCAACCACCACGACCAACACGAGTGAAAGCAAAGAAGTAGCCATAAATGAAGGTGAAATCACAAGAAAACCACGAGGCAGACCTGCGGGTTCCAAGAACAAGCCTAAGCCACCGATCATAATAACCCGTGATAGTGCAAATGCCCTCCGATCCCATGTTATGGAGATTGCCAACGGCTCTGATGTTATAGAGACTGTTTCGACTTTTGCTAGGCGAAGACAAAGAGGTGTTTGCATTTTGAGTGGGAACGGAACGGTATCAAATGTAACCTTAAGGCAACCTGGAGCTCCCGGTGCCGTCGTCACTTTACATGGAAGATTCGAAATTTTATCACTTTCTGGGTCGTTTTTACCTCCTCCAGCACCATCGGCCGCATCATGTTTGACAATATATTTAGCCGGCGCTCAAGGCCAAGTAGTCGGAGGAACCGTGGTGGGTCCACTTGCTGCTTCAGGTCCGGTGGTTATTATGGTGGCTTCTTTCGGTAATGCAGCGTATGAAAGGCTTCCCTTGGAGGAAGAGGAACAGCCAGTGGAGCCGACTCCTGAAAGCGGATCCGTAGGGTCACCGATAAGCATGGTTGGTCAACAGCAACAGCAACTATTGCAGGATCCCAACGGATCCTTTGTTCAAGGATTGCCACCAAATCTTCTAAATTCAGTCCAATTGCCAGCTGAGGCTTACTGGGGCACAGGTCGTCCCCCTTATTAA